The following coding sequences are from one Hydra vulgaris chromosome 04, alternate assembly HydraT2T_AEP window:
- the LOC100206989 gene encoding uncharacterized protein LOC100206989 isoform X2 — MFLVVKNNMKPFKSNQVKLKILIAALFVLEKVYAISPADYQQMLGKGMDVDWVKTGQGVETFNSTIVKDFSNIGFSHVRFKIKDNITTSLLLNIDKILETCLGNNVIPVIAFQAEFFKLWPTDINLDLVVNWWSQIAERYQNMSLKLSFDIIFEVTKYSSTWLGVARTIPYKQREIGTDAEKKIITNKIKVALDWQTSNNIYTWVGAWMAGNYNADPKDEIQYTVEEQVGFANFVTCELTKSKIPFAINSDVWFYDRQKYIWNPNLKPVLDEILKTNCTAIQLKKSNVKKNNSKKRGFKKAILKISNA; from the exons atgtttctggttgtaaaaaacaatatgaaacctttcaaatcaaatcaagtcaaactaaaaattttaattgcag CTCTTTTTGTTCTGGAAAAGGTTTATGCAATTTCACCGGCTGATTATCAACAAATGCTTGGGAAAGGTATGGATGTCGATTGGGTAAAAACAGGACAGGGAGTGGAAACTTTTAACTCCACTATTGTGAAAGATTTTTCAAACATTGGTTTTTCTCATGTCAGATTTAAAATTAAGGATAATATAACAACAAGTCTTTtacttaatattgataaaattttggaaaCATGTTTGGGTAACAATGTTATTCCTGTCATTGCATTTCAAGCTGAGTTTTTTAAGTTGTGGCCTACAGACATCAATCTTGATTTAGTTGTTAACTGGTGGAGTCAGATAGCTGAAAGATATCAGAATATGTCACTGAAACTCTCTTttgatattatatttgaagTAACTAAATATTCATCCACGTGGTTGGGTGTTGCT aggacCATCCCGTATAAGCAAAGAGAAATTGGAACtgatgctgaaaaaaaaattattacgaataaaattaaagttgcaTTAGACTGGCAGACTTCAAACAATATTTATACGTGGGTTGGTGCATGGATGGCTGGAAATTACAATGCAGACCCTAAAGACGAAATCCAATATACTGTCGAAGAACAAGTTGgttttgcaaactttgttaCATGCGAGCTgactaaaagtaaaattccgTTTGCTATTAACTCTGATGTTTGGTTTTACGATAGACAAAAGTACATTTGGAACCCCAACCTAAAACCTGTTCTCGATGAAATATTGAAAACCAATTGTACTGcaatacaactaaaaaaaagtaatgttaaaaAGAACAACAGTAAAAAACGAGgctttaaaaaagcaatattaaaaataagtaatgcatga
- the LOC136079373 gene encoding uncharacterized protein LOC136079373, whose product MTTSKVLHFTEDPIVDNGIERYEEHEYEPINGTNLNSSGEIRINIEQQDLFTLPSKARITYQLSNQVIEAVYYPGQATTMLGMLNYANDFQLAQGLNQLWYKDATSTAVLADNTGFATRQAYLIQKPTTKGTFSFCVPLRHIFGFCDDYDKIIYGVKHTITLVRQSDDNAIFRLAAAAAGKVNLNKISLFMPNLTPSDKETYELIKKIERKVTIPTSPENPRYVIVGFQTNRSTGDQTVNASIFDHCDLKNMYIMLNNNYRYPAVDFNLSFPNQQISRIYREAFVFKEKFYGMNELIANSNISPSDYRDLYPLFVFDISKQSERLKSSTIQVQIRATFNTAVPANTQAYALVLSDRMMELQSDGNKLNAI is encoded by the exons atgacaacTTCCAAAGTATTACATTTTACAGAAGATCCAATTGTAGATAATGGGATTGAAAGATATGAAGAACATGAATATGAACCCATTAATGGCACAAATCTAAATAGTTCTGGAGAAATAAGAATCAACATTGAGCAACAAGATTTGTTCACACTTCCATCTAAAGC TCGAATAACATACCAATTATCAAACCAAGTGATAGAAGCTGTTTATTATCCAGGTCAAGCAACTACAATGTTAGGAATGCTTAATTATGCAAATGACTTTCAATTAGCGCAAGGGTTAAATCAATTGTGGTATAAAGATGCTACATCAACAGCAGTACTTGCTGATAACACAGGGTTTGCAACAAGACAAGCATACCTAATTCAGAAACCAACTACAAAAGGAACATTTTCATTTTGTGTACCTTTGAGACACATTTTTGGATTCTGTGATGATTACGACAAAATTATTTATGGTGTTAAACATACAATAACTCTTGTAAGACAAAGTGATGATAATGCGATTTTTAGGCTTGCTGCTGCAGCTGCAGGAAAAGttaatcttaataaaatatcattgtTTATGCCAAATTTGACACCATCAGATAAAGAAACTTATGAActtataaagaaaattgaaagaaaagtGACTATTCCA ACATCTCCTGAAAATCCAAGATACGTTATTGTCGGATTTCAAACAAATAGATCTACCGGTGACCAAACTGTCAATgcttcaatatttgatcattgtgaCTTGAAAAATATGTACATTATGCTTAATAATAATTACAGATATCCTGCTGTTGATTTTAATTTGTCATTTCCAAATCAGCAAATTTCAAGAATTTATAGAGAAGCATTtgtgtttaaagaaaaattttatggaATGAATGAACTGATCGCAAACAGCAATATAAGTCCTTCTGACTATAGAGATTTATACCCActctttgtttttgatattagCAAACAATCAGAAAGATTAAAATCATCAACAATACAAGTACAAATTAGAGCAACATTTAATACAGCTGTACCAGCAAATACTCAAGCATATGCTCTTGTATTATCTGATAGAATGATGGAACTTCAATCAGATGGTAATAAATTGaatgctatttaa